acattttttttaacgcagtaatatttaagaaaatctcttatactagatctaaactaagGTAGTTGTAATAGGTGGATTTTAAAGTGTATTGTATCCAACAAtagaatctatatttttaagatGATTTATATTATAAGATATTCTTGTTTAAAATCCTTATCAATTGTTGTCTGGGTTCGTTGTCTCTTTaagctttaaatattttttaaagatggtTTTTAATACGTGCAAGATTTTTTCACGAAAACCTGGACAAAGGTTGATCAAGATTTAGATCTTAGTTGATAGGGAaaaaacacagacctatatataatatatatcttatatgtaggtctgtggggaaaaaaacatttctgtgaCATATTTTGAACATAAAATTAATCGATTCCTTCCTGCTTGCATGTaccggatgttccttcagaatataacattattacatcctagcccttACCTCCTACAGGGAATagggtttaaaccctggacCATCAAGATAAAAGTACAGAGCGCATAACATACGACGAGGTAGCCATCCAGGCACCGCTTCCTTTGTCATCTACGTCAGCATATGAACCTAATATTGTCATTGTTTCCGTGGAAACACTACCTTGATCAAATATTGGCTAATTAAATGGCCAATATCTTATTTAGATCTAACATTGACTgctaatgacttttttttttttagaccgcACTGTGTAATGTATTCCTATAAGTTTGTTCGTGTTTTACTGACTTGTTAAAGATGCACACTCTTTACAGATAAGAGAGGGTGAACAGCGTTACTGCGGAGAACACTAGATGGCGTTTCGGTATTTTGATTTAGCTCCAAGTAAACTAGGACTTAATGAAATCTGACACAGACTCCACCTTGCCCCTCACTCCAAGACAGGTTGCATGCACAGTGTGTTAGATAGACATTCCCTTTGTGGCCATGGAAACCAAAGAAATACTCAAAAcacaaagtaggcctatacatattATAGCAAGTTCTACGCCACAGTGCTTCTTAATAATTATTGCGAGAGTTTCCTGCATATTTCCTCATACAGTACGTGGACAgaacttttctttcttttgaaaCGCCATTGAAAGTGGATATTGTCATAACCTTACTTTGTAACCATGACAATAGCCTAATGCCCGGGCTGGGTGGTATTATTAATTCATGCTGCATTTTAAATCAGCTGCATACATGCTTGTTCCTTCATTATTATCTTGATCAACATATCGTTTTGTTGTTAtcagtggggaaaaaaagggagCTCATCATCTTGGAAGATGGTCACGGATTTTAATCACATATTATACGATATTCATTTTTAGCTAAGTCAAAAAATGTCTCTTATTTGTTAATATAaatagtgggttttttttttttttttagggagccactgaaaataaagaaatgtacaatgtatataaataattgaTCCATAATGGAAGACTTTATAATGTTCCTTGTCTGCTGCCCTTTACGGCCTATGTTATTTAATAGTCATACTAAATCAAATACATTGCACAATGTTCAATACTACAAGTCTATATCATACAAATTGCGTTTGTTCCAATCCTCTGCAGTGAATGGTGAGAGCTAGGTTTAAACCACTaacacactgaaaaaaaaagaaatatgacaTATCCATTATGAAATATGACATCCCATTTATGATATATGACATCTCCTTTATGATATATGACATCTCCTTTATGATATATGACATCTCCTTTATGGTGTTTGGCATCCCTTTTATGAAATATACATCTCCTCCAGGAAATATGGTATCTCCTTTAAGACATTTGACATCTCCTTTAAGAACTATGACATCTcgtataataatttaatattttaaaacattggtaTTTCGATATTGATCGAGTTTCTTCctctaaatttaaatatgaacCCTTAAAGACAGTGCATCTACAACAGAATAAGAACCCCTTAAAACCCCTTAAAAACAAATACGCCCACCCCCTTTCGCACTTGCCTATAGATTCAGATACGTTGAAATAATAAGATCGCAAGCCAAGAGATTATGGGGGAGGGGAATGAATCGAGATACTGGGCTGTGGGCATGGTCAGTGGATAAGAGCTTCACCTAGTAACAGAGTGAAGAGCTAATAAAAGCCTCCCGTGCTTCTGTACTCCGCCCAGACcatgagaaacaaaaaaaacttgcttGTGATTTGACGTCTGGTGTTAGTTAATGAATTACACCTCTTATCTAGATCCTACGACTTCATTGATAACCCTACTTTATTGTTAGTTATCTCGGGCATAGTTTGGCCTAGAATTCTGTTGCCTACCCAGCGTActtgtaaaacatttctttgatgTAAAAGGTAAACATCAAAGATTTATGTGACAAAAGTCAATGATTATAAATGTaaatcaagtttttaaaaaaaaaaagcttatatcagtgGAAAAACCGAACAATTACAGTGAATTACTGCCACATCTATCAATAGTGCAAGATTTATCtccattttctatataaacaaaattatttcctaacactaattgtttaattagcTGGTTTTCTTTACTTTCGTTATCGTGTCTTATCAtcgtcaataaataattttacaaaatttcacTTTGATccaagtgggagaaataacgtgtacacgaTTTGTAGGGgcctaccagacagacacacatacagagtgacttgataaaaaGACCCTGTTccgattagaaaaaaaaatcacaaacattttgtttttactgtaAGAGCACGTCTATACATGGGCGTGTGGTTAGCGCTTGGGGCTGTCGTGTCGATGGTCCAGAGTTTGAACTCATCTGCTTCCATCCACTGCCATCTTCCTGCCCGTCGTTTGGACTATTAGTAATCTTCATTGCAACGTCTGAAACTTAGGAAACAACACACAAAAGCATAAACAACACCTAACAAACTAATAACACAACTTTACATATTTCACTGTTTAATTAGTTGTTggtttataaaaatgtaaacgaACATATACTGGTCGAAGATAGGGATTAGgggatccggggggggggggcttgatctCGTTAGATCCCCTGCATTCTGACATTCGActtcatgacatgagataatgtcatgacatgagataatgacatgacatgagataatgacataatatttaatgtaaaaacaaatttcggacactcatttagTGGCCCCAAATTTTCTAATTTggacccccctccccaccctagctatgccactgtgCGATGCATccatgttgtaaaaaaaaaaaaaagaaaaaaaaattcccctagacctttaatttttttaagtaaaaaaaatacatgagaaTAATAGGTGCTGTCAGTAATTGACTGCTAATTGCTGTTTTTCCAATACACACACAATTCTTAAAGACAATGGGCACCCTTTAAACCACAGTTACATTACATCTGGACGAAGTGGTTTGGTTCCATTGTCTAAAACTTTCATTCATGTTGTTTCAAGGTCACTTGTCACCTCTGAAGTACATAGAAGCCTAATTCATAAAGCACCTGTCGTtagagtgtgtgcgtgtgtaagTTATGTATATAAATGTTGTTCATGTTTACATCTATATACATAATGATTGTTGCTATAGTAGTAatgctgaggtggacaattAATGTcaaaccttggttaggccaataatagaatatgcatcctctgtttgggacccctcaactcaagaaaacattaagaaactagaacagacacaaaatagagcagtgcgattcataacaaacgaatattcacatttgactagagtaacacctttagtaaaatcactaaatttagaaagccttcaggacagaaggctcaaaagtaaagtagcaataatacataaaacactgaaccataatcttcaaatacaaaaacaaaatttaataaaatactctgaaagacacaaagataaaggcacattcctcgtcccatatgctaggacaaatttgtacaaatactccttcttccctagtgctattagagcatggaatgggttgcctgagctagccaggaaaaccagtgacttggcagaatttaagtcattggttaatatgcatgactaaatgcatgacgcgtaggacgtaatcatcttcttttttgaagtaacgtctgtattatataagataagataactgaatttccatttttttctttgagtcaatttggaccaataaaattattttatcttaaaagACAGTGTGAATATATTGCAGcttaaatttgttgttttttttcccttacttTTCTATTAggctatgctttttttttcattgcatatCTGATGATCATAATCATTTTTTCCCTAGCTTCTAAACCTATACTCTAAGTCTTAGTAGCTCTaataactctagatctactagatctaattagtaaTCATTAGATCAACGCCATACAAGTTGATATTTTGAAAACGAAATCTGTATCTTCTATTCCAATTCAGATTTTCTTAGGAGCTTTTTCAATCAGCAAAGGTGATCCATTTAGACTGGTGTACGGCACAGACAGCTTTGGAAATACTTGTGATGAAGATAACTCAAAGAGGGCTATCACTGGAGTCAGTTATTCTGGGAGAAATCTCAAAGGAAGACCGTAAGTAGAGAATCATGTTCAAATTCTTCTAGGATTTGAAGAGACAAAAATTTAGATTTGAGACTGTCTTGGTCTAAATCTCAAACTTGCTCTATATTTAGATAACATTTAATTTATGGAGTTAGTGTATTTTATGAAACCGACTTCACATATCCATTAGCTTTttagaccattggggcaccacacaagatttgtcgaccgtctgtCTCCATTCCTCTCCGTCTTttaccttggatagaacctctttaaATGTCAGGCCagtccattcctttatgttgtcttcccatcgctttctctgtctgcctcttcctttttcctggtactgttccctgaaggaagatctttgcaagccccaaagaccttgtaatatggccatagagttttagtttgcattttcttttacaatagTTCACACCTATCGTGGGTCAATGTGAATTGTGTCTATATAACAATCTTTAGTTTTGGATGTTAGTTCTCCTTCCATCAGTAACGctcttcagtaaaaaaaaaatgcttcgtGCCGACTTCGTGGTTCACCATATAAGTCATTAGAAGGCTAGCATTTAGAAGTCAGCTTAGGTCTAGATTAATGTAGGCTTCTTGGGTAATATTATCTTACTATATCTATTAATGGGTTAGCAGCCACAGGAAAGTCTTCATTTTCTTTGATAACTTAATTAGGCTAGTACGGCTAGTTAATAAGTTttcttatataaaataaaaagtagtagtagtagtagtagtagaccGTTGTAGtgcttttaaatgtttttagttGCATCATTTTACTTTTCACTTTTCAGATACTTGTTCTTCATGAATATTAAAGAGCCAGACTCCTCCATGAGAATCTGTGTGAACAAATGTCCTGAGAACGATATTCTGACACCAAGAGAGCTTTACGACTTCTCCCAGCAAACTGGTTCTCTCCTGTGTAGATATGACCTTGACCTAAGTGTCTACGTCACTGCTAATGGAAGTCTGCAGGGTCCCTGCCCAGTTTTACCTATTCACAAAAGGTACTACAAGAAATAGATCTTGTTAattgaaatgctttttttttttttttgttctgaggGGTTCAAATTATCTGacaattataatattaaaacaaaagatcATCAACTAGATAAGCATACACTTTAATATGTATAGGGCAAATAATGGAAAGTTATTGCTATGTGACTAATGCTAAACAAGGGTGTCAACTGTGCAATAACATACAGCTTAGTTGTTTCAAAACAGCCATATAAACCAAATTACATAATTCAGCCTCCACTTTAGTGGGATTTCTATTTTATCatatctacaaaaaaaattattgtagccAGTATAAAAatattgcatttattttttttactcatatatatatatatatatgtgataatattttattataaagaaGAATAAATGTATGTTCAGaaatgacctacatattatttACGATCATAGTAATTGAACTTTTTAGAAGTACTATATAGAGGCCTTACTTTAACCACATGAACATTATATAAACAGAATTTCTCCATTTTTGCTTTAACATGTTGGATAATAACTATCTTACAGTGAGTCCCTGTTAAACTGGTGCATCCCGCGAGACATGGTTGAGATTGATGGCTGGCAGGAAAACAACATCGCCAACAACGTGATAGCATACATCAACAAGAGCAATGTATTTCAGAAAGTTCTTCGGGACCTGTACGCCAGCTGGACTGTGCTAACAGCTCTCTGCTTCCTGGCAGTCGGTGAGTCCAGATATGAACATTATCTACGTCACATCTTCAATTTCACTACACTAAGATAACTCTTGATTAATTAAATCActtttaattaatgttgtttttttcccccataattttttttcagcattcTCCATTCTGATGGTTCTTCTGATACGGTTTTTGGCTTCAGTTATCATTTGGCTTATTTTGACTCTAGCGGTTCTAGCCAGCATGGGTAAGCTATCTATCAAATCTCCTGCATTAACCGTAGAACCATACATGTTAATGGTCCTTGACTAAAGTGTTTAATGTGTTGTGCTTTTTATTGATTTTCACCCCTTAATAACTCTTcttggtttgaaaaaaaaaaggaagaaattaTTTCAATTGACGCTATCAGCAATGCAATTAATCAAGAGAAATGCAATACATAATGATATTTTCAGTGCATGTTATTAAATCAATTAACTTAATTCAAAATAGctgatggagaaaaaaaaacatgctattaaatcatttattattaaattttatttcattaacagAAAAATGTGAAttgaaataatgaaatttttGAATGATGGAAactggctttctgtttcagctGGCTCTGCTTTTATTTGGTGGACATTCATtagcaataaaaacaaactgGACATGGAGGAGACTCTCAGAGTTCCGCTACTAGAAGTGGATATAAACAGCGAAAATTCTTTTCTCCTATTCTCTGTAGTGTCCACAGTTCTAACggtaaatataattaaaatcattatttattcattattctAGATGTTGAATAATAATAGTACAGTGTAAACAAAAGGGGGTCTAATGTAAATGAAGCAGTGAAGAGGAATATGTTCAATATACTAAAATATGATTTAATGGATGATTCGTAAAATCTTCATATTGTTTTAGATTCTTCGAAACTTAGACAAGTCAAATACTGCCTGTAATATATTAATACTTGGTATTTGAGTGAGATGTGGTTGAGTGAGATGTGGTTGAGTGGTCAGCAATTTATTGGTTATTTTAAGGTTGAGTCTGGATAAAGTcattagaaataatatttgaCATTGGAGGCCTGAATTAAAGTCCCTTAGTGCAGCCAGTTCCTAAATAAGTAGGCTACCTGGTTTCTTTTagcaagagtaaaaaaaaacttggtctTGTTGGGAATATGTTAACTTGCTgtagacagggccggatttaagggtcAGGCAGCCCAGGGTcctccacaaaagagaaaaaatctatatttcGATGGGTCAGACagaaactttacatttttttcccacatttTTACCAACAATACCATACTTTTAATCATATAGTAGGCAACACTGTCATGTCTAAAAAGTGTCTGCTTATAGTGTGCTCATATTCTAATGATATACTTTGGCTAAACCAATAACATTGCTTAAACTCTAaaattttagttgttgttttttttttactaaaatatgcatattaaataattatatatttttttaatgagggaagaataatattaatttacaattactttcttttataatatggcatgcttttatatatcaatatttttaaaattaataataagtgGATTTGTATTAAAGTTACAAATTGAAAAGGGGCCCTTGGGCCTCCACAtacctaaatccggccctgggtTGTTGGTATCATCCAGTAAGAATTGTATGAACTAGTGTTTACTTTTCCTACTGTCATCAGATCATCCTGCTGTTGATTTTGGTTGCTATGAGAAAGAGGATCTCCCACGTGGTGCTCCTGCTCAAAGAGGCTGGCTCTTGTGTCTCTGAACTGCCGCTACTGCTGCTTCAGCCTCTGTGGACTCTGTTGTTGCTGATTATGTTTTTTGTGTACTGGGTCACAGTCCTGGCTTACCTCTCCACATCaggcatgtatatatatatatcaacatatatttttgtgtttttctgaagccttacagaaatatttttatgaaaagaacattttgttcttaaacatgttatatttcattatcacagttttaaaaaaatgtgtcctGTTAAAGTTTGTGTTTGAATTTGTTCAGAAACACCTACAGTGAATGAGCACAGCTATGTGATGTTCACGAAACATGAGACCATCACTTACTTCTGGTGGTACCATCTGGTTGGTCTGATCTGGGTCAGCGAGTACATTATTAATTGCCAGTCATTTGTCATCTCAGGAGCAGTAGCTAGATGGTATTTTACAAGGTGAGcatattttgtgttttaaaatgtaacattcTGAAATAAGAGATTAACTAGGTTCTATATTTTATTTGGATATCTTATTTTTCACTTATTTTATTTGGATATCTTATTTttctcttatcttcttatcttttaTGTTACagtcgttacttcaaaaaagaagataattatgtcctacgaatttcatgtgtcaatctagtcatgcatgttaatcaatgacttaaactcgcaaagttgttggttttcctggctgattaaggcaacccattttattttctaatgacACGCTAGGAAAGGAGCACTTGACGCATTTTCTCTagcttatggaataagaaatgtgcctctttctttgtatctttctgagtatttcattaggttttgtttttatcttttcttgtcttatatatttttatatttgtaaattatggtttagtgtttttctTGGGTTTGAATTAATCACTAATGTATTTACAGTAGAATTTCAAGTTAAATCTTGTCAGCATTCAATTTTTACAGTCTCATTAACTTTTTGTTACACTTTCTTCCCTTCACTTTCCAGTCGAGCAATTACCATTAACAATGTGTCCTGCTATTAAATTCTTTCTTATTTTCTACCTTGCTACCCAACAGTTACCAATGAGTTTATTTCCTCTTTGATTTCAAATGCACCTGgagttttttcttcttttctaaatGTTGAAAGGTTTCAAAAGTCTAAAATACATTCAATTAAAGTTTAATATTAGTTTTATAATTGTTTCTTTTCAATTATATCTTATTGTTTTGGCTGATTATTTTTCAAAATCCTTGCCAGTACTGTTTATTTTTTGTGAATTGCTAATTGTAGCAGCTTGGAAATTTTTATTAGATATGAAACTCCTACATTTAGAAAAAGTACTTTAAAGTCATAAGGTTCATATGTTTATAGATACATTTTTATCGAATAGCACTTGAAGTTCAGTCACAAAGAAAGGTTTGACCCTTGGAAACAAGGCATGCATTTGTATATTGACCAGGGATATAGTTAGTGAAATAACCATGTCAAGTATTGAACACTTCATTGTAGCCTTGCCCTGCATCAATATCCAGCCCTCAATGTTTAGACTAATCAATgtttcctctctttttttttctttatcagaGACAAAAGCCAGTTGGGATTTCCCATATTGGGAACTATTGGCAGATTGATTGTGTTCCACCAGGGCTCTGTGGCCTTTGGTTCCTTACTAACTCTGGTGAAACTCCCCAAAATGATGCTTTTGTTCATTACAAAAAAGTGAGTACACATATCATCATTTTGTTTCGCCTGCAAacatgtgtttatttttttaaatttttacatcACTATTTCTTAATGTAATATAATGAATTCAAAATCTCAGCCTATGTGATCTAGTAAAACCTGGTGTCTGTACAGTACTTTATAACCAGTTATGATTGAAATAGGGAATGAAAGGAAAAATAAGAATGGACCTTTATCTGTGCCAaagaggtgcggtggctgagcaatAAAGTGCTTGGTTTCCAAACTGGGGTCACGGGTTTGaatgctggtgaagactggtatttttaatttctggatctttgtgTGCCTCTTGGTCTACCtagctctaaatgggtacctgacagctggggaaaagtaaatgtggttggtcattgtgctggccacatgacaccctcgttaaacgtaggccacagaaactgattaactttttttttttatctgtgcCAAACTTGGGTTATCTAGACAATGAAAGACCTAGGGTTTGATTTATGATGTTATGGGTCAGTGTTTTTGCTAAGAATTGAAAAGGACTGTCAGTTCCCTTGTAACTATAAAGTTTGTGTATTGTAAATCATTCTTTTGCTCTAGATTAAAACTCACATAAAGTGTTGTTACTTGTCTTTCCCtagatttgaaaaaaagtttttatgttTAAAGTGTTGGCCACTTGTCTTGCCCTAGGTTAAAAAGTTGacttaatgttttaaatgttgcCCACTTGCCTTGCCCTAGGTTAAAATGGGTTGAGTTAATGCTTAAagtgttgtccacttgtctttcCCTAGGTTAAAAAGTTGTGACAACTGTTGTGCCCAAGGATGTGCCCAGGGCTGCTGTTGCTGGTGTGTAGAGAAGTGCCTCAGATACATTAACACCTATGCCTACTGTGTAGTTGGTAAGTTCAATACTAGTTTTGATTTGAATGTGCACAGATTTAGTCTCAATTATATTAGCAAGTAATGGATCTGTAAATAATtcttataaaactttttttttctttagctatcAGTGGGAAAAACTTTTGCACATCAGCTAAAAAGGTAAGAAATGTTAAATtttactttcttcttcttcttcttcttcctcattctCAATTTTTTATAGGAGCCTTTCTATTGgtgtgttttggggccagtgtcttgttcaggcctcttggtaaagagagcagttttgaaggacaagGTCAGCAtactctggtgacactccacttaggcagatttcactggttccaattttcagcttccggaacatatgttgtctcattctgttgtgttcaGTCCTGGATCAAAAGATTAGACATTGATCTTATCGGaagaaagactttaaaaaaaataaattattatttaaaatgcacctttatagtttaaattataaaatcatagttaaaaaatataatttactcTTGTTTCAAACATTATCACagctagttttatttttaaagtgaaagtACCTAAATTTCTGGATTATTAagtgtacatttttttctccccagAGTTACTACATCTTAGTTAGCAACACATTTAAACTGTCTGCCATGAACAGTGTCTGCCATTTGGTAATGCTCATTACAAAAGTAGCAGTCATGGCAGCCACAACAGCAGTTAGTGTGATTTGGTTCAAGGTGAGTGTACATTGTATACTTCACCACAACATGCACGGCACAGTATACATTTCACAAATTATTGTGATAACTTTATTACTTACAAAGccaatattatattttactatGCATGGAAGATCAATTGACTTTCTGGAGTGCTGAAATTTGTAGTGATTCATTCTATAGATTTCTGAACAGTTTCCAcaacataggttgcagtggcctaagaccggccaaGGCAGTAACAGTTGCGAATAGCATGTTTTAGTGGGGAATCAATGATGCAATAACTTAATTGATCATACCCTaaggctgcctggttgtgtggtatgtccTCTGGCCTGTTGCTTGATGGTCACAATGgtcctgcctgctgccatccccaACCGTCCCTGTAGGAGGTTcaggctaggatgtaattatcttcaaatctggaGGACACCAAAAAcatgaaaaacttttttaaaaaaatgtgtgttgaAAGTCTTGGGCTCTAACGTCATAGCTGCCGGCAGTAAAAGTCAGGACATAAAGTAACAGCTAAATCACTGTACTCCTTAGCCTtgttggttgggggggggggatgggggggtaGATAGTCTAGTCCAATCCTTATTAGCATTTAATCCTTTCCTTTGTTGGAGGGTACCTTTTATATAAAATGTTGATCTTAACATTGTGAACATTTGTATTTGATGTGACTTAGATACATGCTGTTGGAATCTGCTAAAACTATTCAATCAACTAAACTGTACTTGATTCCCTCCACAGAGTCAGGAAGACCTTCACTTCTACGCCATTCCTGTGCTGGTGGTAGCTGTATTCTCTTATTACATTGCTCATTGTTTCTTATCTGTTTATCAGGTGAGTGCAACATTTCTAGtcctagattttgtttttctgtattCTTCATAGATTTGCAGGAATTATATGAGCTTCTAAAAGTGCATTTGATCCTTTCAATGATTTGATATTTAGTTTGAGTCTTGAAAAACTGTGTACTaacaactgtttttttttcatcagttaATTATTGATGCCTTGATGTTGTGTTACTGTGAAGATAGAGATATGAATGATGGTTCTTTGGAGAGACCTTTCTGTGGCAGCAAAGGCTTTATGGTAAGCTTCTCTAAggttctttttcattacattttgatttaGCTATTGGGAAAAGAACATTATTTCACAGACTTAGGCcctaaagtaattttaaaaagagatgTTCAGATACTAAAGttgaaaaagttttgtttttaaatcctttCTTGTCATTCTCTAAATGATTTGATAGTATTATCTAATAATGCTTAACAAATGCTTTAAAGTTTTAAGGGTTGGGATGAAGGGTCTTGATATGCCAAAAACATGATTTCGTTATCCTGCTTTTTGAAAATACAATACAATCCAATCATATTTACTTGCTATACAATCTACACAGCCAAAAAAGAAACCTAAGTGTAGgttaaataaattctaattcACATCTTTTGGGCATGTGTCTGTCATAAAGCGCTTATAATTCTTTCTTACAGCCTTAACACCTTCACCTCATATTCACATGTCCTTTAGTCTGTAGGACCGTtgtggcaccacacaagatctgttggccatccttctccattcctctctgtcttttgccttggacagAATCTCCCTCTATGTCAGGCCCACCCAttactttatgttttctttctctgtctgcctcttcttcttttttcctggtactgagGACCTTGTAATTTGGCcatagtttttagtttttaat
The DNA window shown above is from Biomphalaria glabrata chromosome 5, xgBioGlab47.1, whole genome shotgun sequence and carries:
- the LOC106070870 gene encoding choline transporter-like protein 1; this translates as MKLSLAMTGCCYPIKDAKDQKGLLSKPRRNRGCTDILVFLVFVFFICGLIFLGAFSISKGDPFRLVYGTDSFGNTCDEDNSKRAITGVSYSGRNLKGRPYLFFMNIKEPDSSMRICVNKCPENDILTPRELYDFSQQTGSLLCRYDLDLSVYVTANGSLQGPCPVLPIHKSESLLNWCIPRDMVEIDGWQENNIANNVIAYINKSNVFQKVLRDLYASWTVLTALCFLAVAFSILMVLLIRFLASVIIWLILTLAVLASMAGSAFIWWTFISNKNKLDMEETLRVPLLEVDINSENSFLLFSVVSTVLTIILLLILVAMRKRISHVVLLLKEAGSCVSELPLLLLQPLWTLLLLIMFFVYWVTVLAYLSTSETPTVNEHSYVMFTKHETITYFWWYHLVGLIWVSEYIINCQSFVISGAVARWYFTRDKSQLGFPILGTIGRLIVFHQGSVAFGSLLTLVKLPKMMLLFITKKLKSCDNCCAQGCAQGCCCWCVEKCLRYINTYAYCVVAISGKNFCTSAKKSYYILVSNTFKLSAMNSVCHLVMLITKVAVMAATTAVSVIWFKSQEDLHFYAIPVLVVAVFSYYIAHCFLSVYQLIIDALMLCYCEDRDMNDGSLERPFCGSKGFMIHMAECSQAFNDLVRSQQRSSSEPESEPAQV